One Heyndrickxia oleronia genomic window, AGAAATATTATTCAACAGAAATAATGAATGAATATAAAGGCTGTTTTCCATTATGAACTTCAACTTCAATATCTTCATAATTCTTCTCAATAAATGCTGTCACATTTTCTACCTGTTCAGCTGAAATATCTTCGCCGTAAATAATTGTAATAATCTCATCATCTTCATTGACCATTTTATTTACCAATGAAGTCGTTGCTGTAATAAGATCTTTACTTGTTTCAACAATTTTCCCATCAGCTATGCCCATATAATCATCTTTTTCAATGGAGATCCCATCAATTGTTGTATCCCGGACTGCATAAGTTACTTGCCCTGTTCTCACATGTTGGATCGCTTCTTTCATTAACTTCTCATTTTCCTCTAAAGATAAGGACGGGTTAAATGAAAGTAATGCTGACATTCCCTGTGGTACGGTTTTCGTAGGTAAGACAATTATTTCTTGTTCAGACACCTGTGCCGCCTGCTCAGCAGCCATAATAATATTTTTATTATTCGGCAAGATAATTATTTTTCTCGCATTTACTTCTTTTACAGCAGTCAATATATCTTCCGTACTAGGATTCATCGTCTGACCGCCTTCAATTACAGCACTAGCACCAATACTTTTAAATAAATCAGCAATTCCCTGGCCCATAGAAACAGCAATAATTCCGTATTCCTGTTCTTCTTTAGGTACCGTTGTTTCTAATGTGTTATGCATATCTCCAATAATTGAACTATGCTGTTGTCGCATATTTTCGATTTTCATATTGATTAAGTTGCCGTATTGTTGCCCAAATGTTAATACTTCACCTGGTTGTTCAGAATGGATATGAACCTTAACCAGTTCATCATCGGATACAACTAGTAATGAATCGCCAAAACGACTTAATTCATTACGAAACTTTTCCTCTGAAAACGGATGTTTTTTTAATTTATCTTCTTCAAATTTCACCATAAACTCCGTACAATACCCAAATTCAATATCTTCGGTATTCATAAAACTTTGGGCATTTTTATGATGTTCTGCACTTACCATCTCATTCATTGAAAAAGAAATAGTTGATTCATTTGGTAACGCTTCCCCTTTTAATTCCGCCAAAAATCCTTCATAAACAAAAACAAGTCCTTGTCCACCACTGTCAACTACTCCTACTTCTTTTAATACAGGAAGTAATTCTGGTGTTCGATTTAAAGACTTTTTCGCTTCCTCTACAATAGATTCCATGAATGGAATAAAATCGATTTCAATTTTGGCAATTTCTACAGCTTTTTTTGCAGCATCTTTTGCGACTGTTAAAACTGTTCCTTCAACCGGCTTCATTACTGCTTTATATGCTGTCTCTACACCCGCCTCAAGGGCAGCAGCAAATTCCTTTGTTGTTACTTCTTTATTATTTTCGATTGCTTTACCTAGCCCACGAAACAATTGAGAAAGAATGACTCCAGAGTTCCCTCTTGCCCCCATAAGTAGTCCTTTAGACAGGGCAGCTGCAACATGACCAATATGGTCTTGTACATTTTTTTGAACCTCTTTTGCACCTGATGTCATTGATAAATTCATATTTGTTCCAGTGTCTCCATCTGGTACTGGAAATACATTTAGAGCATCAACTATTTTCGCATTACTTGCCAAATGGTTGGCACCTTTTATAACCATCTCCGCGAAACGTTTTCCATCCAAAGATGTAATTGCCACGAATCTTTTCCTCCTTATAACGGGTTTGTCACCCTGACTCCTTGAACAAAGATGTTTATAGAGTCTGCAGATATTCCAATCGTTTTATCAAGTGTGTATTTCACTTTTGATTGAACATTATGTGCGATTTCTGAAATTTTTGTTCCATAGCTAACAATTATATACATGTCAATATGTAATTCATCATTTTCATGACGTACAATGACACCGCGAGAGAAATTTTCTTTACGCAAAATGTCAGTGATTCCATCTCTAATTTGATTTTTAGATGCCATACCGACAATACCGTAACAATCGATGGCAGCTCCACCTGCGATTGTTGCAACCACATCGTGAGAAATATCTATATGACCAAAATTTGTTTTCATTTCAATGGACATTTGCTTTTCCCCCTAACTGTATTCATAACTTTAACCTAGCTATAGTCATTTTACTATAATATATTTTTATTTAAAAGTCGAATAAAAATCGATACTTTGAAGTCAAAGGCTGACTTAGGAATATCATAAGGAGGATTTTCCACTCTGCCTGTCGGAGCAGACCAGTCGCCTTCGCTTTTCTTTTTGTCAAGTATTTTTTCTTGAAAGGTTTTAGTTGGAGTCTTGCATTATTGAGGGTTGTATGATAAATTATTAAAGTATCTTTTTATGATGAATATTGAAGTGATGAAACATATGATATTTCGACTTCAGGGTAAGGAGGGAAATAATATGCCAAAAAAATGTGTTGTAACTGGACGTAAAACTCGCTCAGGAAATTCACGTTCTCACGCAATGAACGCAAATAAACGTACTTGGGGAGCTAATCTTCAAAAAGTTCGTATTCTTGTAGATGGTAAGCCTAAACGTGTTTGGGTTTCTGCAAGAGCATTAAAATCAGGAAAAGTTGAACGCGTATAATCGTTTCAGCATTATCCTGGCATAGTAAAAAAAATGCCGACAATCGGCATTTTTTTTTTACTCTTTTTTAAACGTCCCTAGCATCGCACGAACAATTCCACCTAAAAATTTAGGTAACTTAATTGTATAAAATTTCATACATGTCCCTCCTCATTTAACTTACAAAACCAATATCGAGCAGATTACCACTAGATTAGAAAATCAAATAGTTTTCTAAAAATAGTGTAAAAAAGCTAATCCAGTTGCCCAAATATATCGGGTTAAAATAGTTTATTCATAACAAATAAAAATGAGTACGCTCCCTGAAAAAAGGGCTTATAAAATTATCAATCTTCACTTCTTATCATCATTAATATGCCTGATGTGAAAGAAAAAGTACCGGTTTCTTCAATAAGTTCATTACTGATACATAATGTCGATCCCATTTGTATGTGTTTATTTTCTAACGGATATTTAAAGCCAAGCAATGTTATTCCCTCTACATGTTTACTGAGGGGAATAAAAGAAATATATGATCTTTTATCTATTTTGTTTATCGTGTACCGACCTGGAGAAAAAACGGAAATTATATTTTGTTTATCAATGATTTCTATTGTACATCCAATACTTTCTTCCCTTGTTAGTATCATAACATTAGCCATAAAATGATCCATTCTTCCACCGGTTGCTCCAAAAATTCTTATGATCCGTGGATTTTGATTTATTGCCCATAAAAAAGCAAGCTCCATATCTGTTTCATCTTTTTCTGGTTTATATTTTTTAATATTATTCGTAATTTGTTTCAGTTGTTCCCATTGGTCTTTTGTAACAGAATCAAAATCACCAAACGCCAATGAAGGGTGAATATTATTTTGAATTAAATACATCACGCCAAAATCTACCCCAACCCATATTACTTCTGATGAATGATAGTTGGAGAGATCAGGAATATATGTACGAGGTCCACCTGCGACAATATGTATAATTGGTTGCATGTTTTTCATTCCTTTCTTATTCTTTAGGTAAAGCTTTCACGAATTAATAAACGTTAAAAACCGCTCTAGTTGTTACTTAAACTAAACAAAAAGCCAGCAAATAGCTGACTAGTTTGTTATTATTATAATGTTTTACGAATCTCATTGATTGCTTTTTTACGGTCTTCATGATTATAAATGGCAGAACCAGCTACCAATACATTCGCCCCTGCATCAGTGCAAAGTTTTGCTGTTTCAGGATTAATTCCTCCATCCACCTCAATCTCAATATTTAATCCTTCCTGGTCAATCAGCTCTTTAACTTGTTTGATTTTTGGAAGTACACTCATAATAAAACGTTGGCCTCCAAAACCAGGATTTACCGTCATAAGTAATACCATATCAATATCTTTCAGAACATGCTTGATCATCTCAACTGGTGTTGCCGGGTTCAGAACTACACCCGCTTTCACACCAAAGGAACGGATATATTGAATCGTACGGTGTAAATGTTTACACGCTTCAACATGAACAGTTATATAATCCGCTCCTGCCTTTACGAAAGATTCAATGAATTGATCCGGATTTTCAATCATTAAATGAACATCTAAAGGAAGTTTTGTAATAGGACGAATTGCTTCAACAACTAATGGACCCATCGTAATATTTGGAACAAAATGTCCATCCATTACATCTATATGAATATAATCGGCTCCTGCCTTTTCGACATCTTTTATTTCATCAGCTAATTTTGAAAAATTTGCAGATAATATCGATGGTGCAATTTTCACCATAATCAGTACCTCGGCTTTCTATCTTTTATTTCCTGCAAAAACTGTAAATAGTGATCATAACGATACCTAGGTATCTCTTCATTTGCCACAGCATCCTTAACTGCACATTTAGGTTCATTTAAATGT contains:
- the rpmB gene encoding 50S ribosomal protein L28, producing the protein MPKKCVVTGRKTRSGNSRSHAMNANKRTWGANLQKVRILVDGKPKRVWVSARALKSGKVERV
- a CDS encoding Asp23/Gls24 family envelope stress response protein, with product MSIEMKTNFGHIDISHDVVATIAGGAAIDCYGIVGMASKNQIRDGITDILRKENFSRGVIVRHENDELHIDMYIIVSYGTKISEIAHNVQSKVKYTLDKTIGISADSINIFVQGVRVTNPL
- a CDS encoding thiamine diphosphokinase, which gives rise to MQPIIHIVAGGPRTYIPDLSNYHSSEVIWVGVDFGVMYLIQNNIHPSLAFGDFDSVTKDQWEQLKQITNNIKKYKPEKDETDMELAFLWAINQNPRIIRIFGATGGRMDHFMANVMILTREESIGCTIEIIDKQNIISVFSPGRYTINKIDKRSYISFIPLSKHVEGITLLGFKYPLENKHIQMGSTLCISNELIEETGTFSFTSGILMMIRSED
- a CDS encoding DAK2 domain-containing protein, whose protein sequence is MAITSLDGKRFAEMVIKGANHLASNAKIVDALNVFPVPDGDTGTNMNLSMTSGAKEVQKNVQDHIGHVAAALSKGLLMGARGNSGVILSQLFRGLGKAIENNKEVTTKEFAAALEAGVETAYKAVMKPVEGTVLTVAKDAAKKAVEIAKIEIDFIPFMESIVEEAKKSLNRTPELLPVLKEVGVVDSGGQGLVFVYEGFLAELKGEALPNESTISFSMNEMVSAEHHKNAQSFMNTEDIEFGYCTEFMVKFEEDKLKKHPFSEEKFRNELSRFGDSLLVVSDDELVKVHIHSEQPGEVLTFGQQYGNLINMKIENMRQQHSSIIGDMHNTLETTVPKEEQEYGIIAVSMGQGIADLFKSIGASAVIEGGQTMNPSTEDILTAVKEVNARKIIILPNNKNIIMAAEQAAQVSEQEIIVLPTKTVPQGMSALLSFNPSLSLEENEKLMKEAIQHVRTGQVTYAVRDTTIDGISIEKDDYMGIADGKIVETSKDLITATTSLVNKMVNEDDEIITIIYGEDISAEQVENVTAFIEKNYEDIEVEVHNGKQPLYSFIISVE
- the rpe gene encoding ribulose-phosphate 3-epimerase, which produces MVKIAPSILSANFSKLADEIKDVEKAGADYIHIDVMDGHFVPNITMGPLVVEAIRPITKLPLDVHLMIENPDQFIESFVKAGADYITVHVEACKHLHRTIQYIRSFGVKAGVVLNPATPVEMIKHVLKDIDMVLLMTVNPGFGGQRFIMSVLPKIKQVKELIDQEGLNIEIEVDGGINPETAKLCTDAGANVLVAGSAIYNHEDRKKAINEIRKTL
- the spoVM gene encoding stage V sporulation protein SpoVM, which gives rise to MKFYTIKLPKFLGGIVRAMLGTFKKE